A part of Fusobacterium sp. SYSU M8D902 genomic DNA contains:
- a CDS encoding site-specific DNA-methyltransferase, with translation MVELYHGDCLKIMDQLIEKNIKVDLILTDPPYQKTKNKWDCVIPFDEMWKRLKKLRKENTPIILFGQGIFSAKLILSNQEEYRYSLIWNKEHPSGFLNANKMPLSSHEDILVFYKKLPTYNPQKFKGKQNNSTGNTIAPKINNNYNNFIQKDNSDRYGDMKFPRSILNFKKPHPSVMIHPTQKPTELLEYLIKTYSNENDLVLDFTMGSGSAGVACSNTNRNFIGIEIDKKYYELAINRMVG, from the coding sequence ATGGTAGAGTTATATCATGGAGATTGTCTTAAAATTATGGACCAACTTATTGAGAAAAATATAAAAGTTGACTTAATTTTAACAGATCCACCTTATCAAAAAACTAAAAATAAATGGGATTGTGTAATTCCTTTTGATGAAATGTGGAAAAGATTAAAAAAACTTAGAAAAGAGAATACTCCAATAATTTTATTTGGGCAAGGAATATTTAGTGCTAAGCTAATTTTATCTAATCAAGAAGAGTATAGGTATAGTTTGATATGGAATAAAGAACATCCTAGTGGATTTTTAAATGCTAATAAAATGCCTTTATCTTCACATGAAGATATTCTTGTTTTTTATAAAAAATTACCTACATACAATCCACAAAAATTTAAAGGAAAGCAAAATAATTCAACTGGAAATACTATAGCTCCTAAAATAAATAATAACTATAATAATTTTATTCAGAAAGATAATTCTGATAGATATGGAGATATGAAATTCCCTAGAAGTATTTTAAATTTTAAAAAACCTCATCCTAGTGTAATGATACATCCTACTCAAAAACCTACTGAGTTATTAGAGTATTTAATAAAAACATATTCTAATGAGAATGATTTAGTTTTAGATTTTACCATGGGAAGTGGAAGTGCTGGAGTAGCTTGTTCAAATACTAATAGAAATTTTATTGGAATAGAAATAGATAAAAAATATTATGAATTAGCTATAAATAGGATGGTGGGATAA